A stretch of Verrucomicrobiota bacterium DNA encodes these proteins:
- a CDS encoding tetratricopeptide repeat protein gives MSDQPLKDLDPRIRKQVEKARNSIRSGSAAFAIEICMGLVEKYPGCVEAREVLHDAQRAANAGKKKSFLSGITSKPLSKISSVSLKKDPAKAMVQAEKILKDDPESVDALKLLGEGAAACELPHTAAFAFEAAYNINPDDLNVGKKLATFYLEADRVEDCIRVCEKIIREHPGDGEAQDIVKKASVAQSMKKGNWEEDEDFRSKLADKNVAESLEQASRSQTSEESLEKLIQETYERIQSEPENLTNYRQLSGYYQRSGDYESAISWIQEARKLEGGKADVTLERLETKLYREYVDTLIAAKKEEIAANPENGELQSELERMVSERKDYLIEQAADMVKRYPNDYSARHQYGELLLEDNQTDAAIQQLQIAQRNPKVRISSLNLLGKAYKSKEFFDMAAEQFATAKGEINGMTDVKKDIIYNLAQCYERMNEDQKAIDHYKEIYSSDIGFRDVSKKIDAFYASRNQS, from the coding sequence ATGTCAGACCAACCACTCAAAGACCTAGACCCTCGCATCCGCAAACAAGTCGAAAAAGCTCGTAACAGTATCCGTTCAGGAAGCGCCGCTTTCGCGATCGAAATCTGCATGGGCCTAGTCGAAAAGTATCCTGGATGCGTAGAAGCACGGGAGGTTCTCCATGACGCGCAACGGGCTGCGAATGCTGGAAAGAAGAAGTCGTTTCTGTCTGGGATCACATCCAAGCCACTTTCGAAAATTAGCTCGGTCTCCCTCAAGAAAGATCCAGCGAAAGCAATGGTCCAAGCCGAAAAAATCCTTAAGGACGACCCTGAAAGTGTGGATGCCCTAAAGCTCCTGGGTGAGGGAGCAGCAGCTTGCGAGCTCCCACACACTGCCGCCTTTGCTTTTGAGGCTGCCTACAATATCAACCCTGACGACCTGAACGTGGGCAAAAAGCTCGCCACGTTCTATCTGGAAGCCGACCGTGTGGAGGACTGTATCCGCGTGTGCGAAAAAATCATTCGTGAGCACCCAGGGGATGGAGAGGCACAGGATATTGTGAAGAAGGCTTCCGTCGCACAGTCCATGAAAAAAGGGAACTGGGAAGAGGACGAGGACTTCCGTTCAAAGCTGGCGGACAAAAACGTTGCCGAAAGTCTCGAACAGGCAAGCCGGTCCCAGACTAGCGAAGAGAGCCTCGAAAAGCTCATTCAAGAGACTTACGAACGAATTCAAAGCGAACCGGAGAATCTCACCAACTACCGCCAATTGAGTGGTTACTACCAACGGTCGGGCGACTATGAGTCCGCGATCTCTTGGATTCAGGAAGCGCGCAAACTCGAAGGAGGTAAAGCTGATGTCACCCTCGAACGTCTCGAAACAAAGTTGTATCGGGAGTACGTAGATACCTTGATCGCAGCGAAGAAAGAGGAAATAGCGGCGAATCCAGAGAATGGAGAACTGCAGTCCGAACTTGAACGCATGGTCAGCGAGCGGAAAGACTACTTGATTGAACAGGCTGCCGATATGGTGAAACGCTATCCGAATGACTATTCTGCGCGCCACCAGTATGGAGAGCTTCTTCTCGAAGACAATCAGACGGATGCAGCAATCCAGCAGCTACAAATTGCACAACGGAATCCGAAGGTGCGTATCTCCAGTCTTAACCTTCTCGGGAAAGCTTATAAGTCCAAAGAGTTCTTCGACATGGCCGCCGAACAGTTCGCGACGGCAAAAGGAGAAATCAACGGAATGACGGACGTGAAAAAGGACATCATTTACAATCTCGCTCAGTGCTATGAGAGGATGAATGAGGACCAAAAGGCGATCGATCACTACAAGGAAATCTATTCGTCGGATATCGGCTTCCGCGACGTCTCCAAGAAGATCGACGCGTTTTACGCCAGTAGGAATCAAAGCTAG
- a CDS encoding fasciclin domain-containing protein, producing the protein MKTKIALVLGSLFVAASVSYAASCAACAGGAKAAKTSTPIGMDVVETAAGAGDFGTLVAAIEAAGLTGALQSADNITVFAPNDAAFAALPDGVVETLLLPENKDTLVAILTYHVIPVEVFAANVTPGSVNTLEGSPIEIAITDGTVTVNDATVIATDVEASNGVIHVIDQVILPPSVEL; encoded by the coding sequence ATGAAAACAAAAATCGCATTAGTCCTCGGCTCGCTTTTCGTTGCAGCCTCAGTTTCCTACGCAGCTTCTTGTGCTGCATGCGCGGGAGGCGCCAAGGCAGCCAAGACATCAACGCCTATCGGTATGGACGTCGTCGAAACCGCGGCCGGTGCTGGAGACTTCGGCACCCTCGTAGCAGCAATTGAAGCTGCTGGTCTAACTGGCGCGCTTCAGTCGGCTGACAACATCACCGTCTTTGCTCCGAACGACGCAGCATTCGCGGCTCTCCCCGACGGCGTAGTCGAGACACTGCTCCTCCCTGAGAACAAAGACACTCTTGTCGCAATTCTTACCTACCACGTCATTCCGGTCGAGGTGTTTGCAGCAAATGTGACCCCCGGTTCGGTAAATACGCTGGAAGGCTCGCCGATTGAAATTGCCATCACCGACGGAACCGTGACGGTCAACGATGCAACCGTGATCGCAACTGACGTGGAAGCCAGCAACGGCGTGATTCACGTAATTGATCAGGTTATCCTTCCGCCAAGCGTCGAGCTCTAG
- the guaA gene encoding glutamine-hydrolyzing GMP synthase, whose product MKSQKIAVLDFGSQYTQVIARRIRECNVYSKIFPYNVSAETLQKEEIQGLIFSGGPASVLAEGAPKPDPAVFDLEVPILGICYGVQLIAHMMGGEVSRSDRREYGHGTLRTVGESRILASLPKEVRVWNSHGDRIIRLPDGFRPVAETENSEYAGIEHADRAIFGLQFHPEVSHTECGSEILRNFLIKVCGCTGDWSMANFIERSVEDIREAVGDEHVVLGLSGGVDSSVAAALIHKAVGKQLTCVFVDNGLLRLNEKEQVELLFRENFAMDLRVEEQGDFFLERLKGVEDPEEKRKKIGNAFVEVFEMAIQKIGEVTFLAQGTLYPDVIESVSIDGNPAALIKSHHNVGGLPEKMRLKLLEPLRNLFKDEVRLLGQELGLPKEVLWRQPFPGPGLGVRVLGEVKEEYLETLRRADAILTEEMYASDFYYKVWQSFCVFLPVRTVGVMGDERTYDHVVALRIVESADAMTADWARMPHDLIRKISNRIINEVDGVNRVVLDVSSKPPSTIEWE is encoded by the coding sequence ATGAAATCGCAAAAGATAGCCGTTCTCGATTTCGGATCCCAATACACGCAGGTGATCGCGCGTAGGATCCGTGAGTGCAACGTCTATTCGAAGATCTTTCCTTACAACGTTTCTGCGGAGACCCTTCAAAAAGAGGAGATTCAAGGCCTTATTTTTTCAGGTGGTCCTGCGAGTGTTCTCGCAGAAGGAGCACCAAAACCGGATCCCGCAGTCTTTGATCTAGAGGTTCCGATCCTTGGGATTTGTTACGGAGTTCAATTGATTGCCCACATGATGGGGGGAGAGGTGTCCCGCTCTGATAGACGCGAGTACGGGCACGGAACGCTGAGAACTGTGGGAGAGAGCCGCATCCTTGCATCATTGCCAAAAGAGGTGAGGGTCTGGAACTCTCATGGTGATCGGATCATCCGTTTACCAGATGGTTTTCGACCGGTAGCTGAGACGGAGAACTCTGAATATGCGGGAATTGAGCATGCGGATAGAGCGATCTTCGGTCTACAGTTTCACCCGGAGGTCTCTCATACTGAATGTGGATCGGAGATCCTCCGGAACTTTTTGATCAAGGTGTGCGGTTGCACGGGTGACTGGTCTATGGCCAACTTTATCGAGCGCTCAGTGGAGGATATCCGGGAAGCAGTGGGTGATGAACATGTAGTCCTCGGATTGAGCGGAGGAGTGGATTCTTCGGTAGCCGCTGCTTTGATCCATAAAGCAGTTGGAAAGCAGCTTACCTGCGTCTTTGTCGACAACGGTTTACTCCGCCTGAACGAAAAAGAGCAGGTCGAGCTTCTCTTTAGGGAGAATTTTGCGATGGACCTAAGGGTCGAAGAGCAGGGTGACTTTTTTCTCGAGCGTCTCAAGGGAGTCGAGGATCCGGAAGAGAAGAGGAAAAAGATCGGTAACGCTTTCGTGGAGGTTTTTGAAATGGCTATCCAGAAGATTGGAGAAGTGACCTTCCTTGCTCAGGGCACTTTGTATCCGGACGTAATTGAAAGTGTGTCCATTGATGGAAATCCTGCAGCATTGATCAAGAGTCACCACAATGTGGGTGGCCTGCCGGAAAAAATGCGACTCAAGCTTCTCGAGCCGCTTCGAAACCTCTTTAAGGATGAGGTCCGCCTTCTTGGGCAGGAACTCGGTTTGCCCAAGGAAGTCCTCTGGCGCCAGCCTTTCCCTGGCCCCGGTCTTGGAGTCCGTGTTTTGGGAGAGGTGAAAGAGGAATATTTGGAAACCCTCCGGCGGGCCGACGCTATCCTAACGGAAGAGATGTATGCGTCAGACTTTTATTACAAGGTCTGGCAGAGTTTCTGCGTTTTTCTTCCCGTCCGGACAGTCGGAGTGATGGGGGATGAACGCACTTACGATCATGTGGTTGCGCTCCGTATTGTCGAAAGTGCTGACGCAATGACTGCCGATTGGGCACGAATGCCTCATGATTTGATCCGGAAGATTTCGAATCGCATCATCAACGAGGTGGATGGCGTAAACCGGGTGGTCCTCGATGTGAGTTCGAAGCCACCAAGCACCATCGAGTGGGAGTAA